The following are encoded in a window of bacterium SCSIO 12643 genomic DNA:
- a CDS encoding DUF3784 domain-containing protein, with translation MDSGQLALAFFFMALGVLVYRFPNLLAGYNTMSEEDKAKVDVEGLKKWSRNVFVIIGVLLILSNYVSHSFADPNYADYPFYVIVVVGLVILIAGAQKFSARK, from the coding sequence ATGGATTCCGGACAATTGGCCTTAGCTTTCTTTTTTATGGCACTTGGAGTTTTGGTGTATAGATTCCCAAATCTTCTGGCAGGCTACAATACCATGTCTGAAGAAGACAAAGCCAAAGTAGATGTAGAAGGTTTAAAGAAATGGTCTCGGAACGTGTTTGTGATCATTGGAGTTTTGTTGATTCTTAGCAACTATGTGAGTCATTCTTTTGCCGATCCCAATTATGCGGATTACCCATTTTATGTAATTGTTGTAGTTGGTCTGGTTATTTTGATTGCGGGAGCGCAGAAATTTAGTGCACGTAAATAG
- a CDS encoding patatin-like phospholipase family protein, which produces MKRALVISGGGSKGAWAGGVAEYLIREKKHDYVLGVGSSTGSILLPHLLIGEIEIIKHIYTHVRTRDIFSLNPFIITKEDDDFSVKLNHLNIVKSFIKRNPTFGNSHRLLRKLRREITLKHFNKLQELDKEVIVTVSNLTQQKLEYKSSKTERYADFIDWIWGSANYAPFMSILRKGGQEYADGGFATLLPIRAAIDLGDVEAVDVIVLSPKDPHKILPPSTNAFQTMSKIFDVSMNHSFNKDLMLGQLKSLTRKVDVNLYYTPDLLTEYPLVFDPTTMRNWWKMGYEFAKSTEPECHCYRPKKD; this is translated from the coding sequence ATGAAAAGAGCATTAGTGATTTCCGGTGGTGGATCGAAAGGAGCATGGGCCGGAGGTGTTGCTGAATACTTAATTAGAGAGAAAAAACATGATTATGTGTTAGGGGTGGGGTCATCCACTGGTAGTATCTTACTTCCACATCTGTTAATTGGGGAGATTGAGATTATCAAACATATATATACGCATGTAAGAACCCGTGATATTTTTTCTCTAAACCCGTTTATTATTACGAAAGAAGATGATGATTTTAGTGTAAAACTGAATCACCTGAATATTGTCAAATCATTTATTAAGAGAAACCCAACGTTTGGGAATAGTCACCGACTTCTAAGAAAATTAAGACGTGAAATCACGTTGAAGCATTTTAATAAACTTCAGGAGTTGGATAAGGAAGTGATTGTAACAGTAAGTAATTTAACGCAACAAAAATTAGAGTATAAATCCTCTAAAACGGAGCGGTATGCTGATTTTATAGATTGGATTTGGGGCTCGGCCAACTATGCACCTTTTATGTCTATCCTAAGAAAAGGAGGACAAGAATATGCAGACGGAGGTTTTGCGACTTTACTTCCCATTAGAGCTGCAATTGACCTTGGAGATGTGGAGGCGGTTGATGTCATTGTTCTATCTCCAAAAGATCCACATAAAATATTACCGCCATCTACGAATGCGTTCCAGACAATGTCTAAAATTTTTGATGTGTCTATGAATCATAGCTTTAATAAAGATTTGATGTTGGGTCAATTGAAAAGTTTAACCCGAAAAGTAGATGTGAATTTGTATTATACTCCGGATTTACTGACGGAGTATCCGTTGGTTTTTGATCCAACTACGATGCGTAATTGGTGGAAGATGGGATATGAGTTTGCGAAATCTACCGAACCGGAATGTCATTGTTACCGTCCGAAGAAAGATTAG
- a CDS encoding oxidoreductase, which yields MSSLKYIPFFIAAVLTWSSCQTNSSQSPQNQDQQSKDTISYALEEFNIPNTSIRALEALNDSTVWFAGSNGYWGYTENNGQDWHIHQMQLDTVFPEFRSIAITDNGFIYLVSIAHPAAIFKSTDLGQNWKKVYQDTSENAFFDAIEFWNDEQGILLGDAVHQCFHIATTNDGGNTWQRVNCSQLPPALENENPFAASNTNVSLSDSHTWFVTGGKSKSRVYHSSNYGLDWDVEETPIVSGQTMTGIYSVQFISPNIGMIAGGNWENVTEKNNHMALTRDGGQTWKVLNDNSMNGYISCIQFVPGSNGKEILALSGRSRGGISQMYYSSNMGESWQKWNNTNYLAIQFASPNAAWISGNEKIGKLTLNKGQR from the coding sequence ATGTCATCACTCAAATATATACCATTTTTTATCGCAGCTGTTCTCACCTGGTCTTCATGTCAAACGAACTCTTCCCAATCTCCTCAAAATCAAGATCAACAATCTAAGGATACCATTTCATATGCTCTAGAGGAGTTTAATATTCCGAATACCAGTATTCGAGCATTGGAAGCTTTAAATGACTCTACGGTTTGGTTTGCCGGATCAAATGGTTACTGGGGATATACCGAAAACAATGGCCAGGATTGGCATATTCATCAAATGCAATTGGATACTGTTTTTCCTGAGTTTAGGTCTATCGCTATCACCGATAATGGATTCATATATTTAGTCAGCATTGCACATCCTGCAGCCATTTTTAAATCAACCGATTTAGGTCAAAACTGGAAAAAGGTATATCAGGATACTTCCGAAAATGCATTTTTTGATGCCATTGAATTTTGGAATGATGAACAAGGAATTTTACTTGGGGATGCTGTTCATCAATGTTTTCACATCGCAACCACCAATGATGGAGGCAACACCTGGCAAAGGGTAAATTGTTCGCAGCTCCCTCCTGCTTTAGAAAATGAAAACCCTTTTGCAGCTAGCAATACCAATGTTTCTTTGTCCGATTCGCATACATGGTTTGTTACTGGTGGAAAATCAAAATCACGTGTATATCATAGCTCCAATTATGGATTGGATTGGGATGTTGAGGAAACACCGATTGTCTCAGGTCAAACCATGACCGGGATCTATTCTGTTCAATTTATATCTCCTAACATCGGAATGATTGCTGGTGGAAACTGGGAAAATGTTACCGAAAAAAACAATCATATGGCGCTTACCCGAGACGGTGGGCAAACCTGGAAAGTTTTAAATGATAATTCTATGAACGGTTATATTTCGTGTATTCAGTTTGTACCCGGATCCAATGGAAAAGAAATACTTGCTTTAAGTGGTCGTTCACGTGGCGGTATTTCTCAGATGTATTACTCTTCCAATATGGGTGAATCCTGGCAAAAATGGAACAATACCAATTATTTGGCTATACAATTTGCTTCGCCAAATGCGGCCTGGATTTCGGGTAATGAAAAAATTGGAAAATTGACTTTGAATAAAGGTCAGCGCTGA
- a CDS encoding protein-L-isoaspartate(D-aspartate) O-methyltransferase: MLRADTMKLKGARRRMVQEVEQMLSQIGIADEKVMEALMSVPRHQFFDSAFDINFTYQNNAFSIGAGQTISQPYIVALQTHLLDIKKRDKILEIGTGSGYQAAVLLERGGRVYTIERQKQLFDKTSKLLPKMGYMPKFFYGDGYKGLPEFAPFDKVIITAGAPFVPEKLIEQLRVGGVMVIPIGETEKQTMYRITKVSETETTTEDFGPCSFVPMLPKVER, encoded by the coding sequence ATGCTAAGAGCGGATACAATGAAGTTGAAAGGTGCCAGAAGAAGAATGGTACAGGAAGTGGAACAAATGTTGTCCCAAATTGGAATAGCTGATGAAAAAGTGATGGAAGCGTTAATGTCGGTTCCTAGACATCAGTTTTTTGATAGTGCGTTTGATATCAATTTTACCTATCAAAATAATGCCTTTTCTATTGGTGCTGGACAGACAATTTCTCAACCGTATATCGTGGCTTTGCAAACGCATCTGTTGGATATAAAAAAAAGAGATAAGATATTGGAAATAGGTACGGGATCAGGATATCAGGCCGCTGTGCTTTTAGAACGTGGAGGGCGCGTGTATACCATTGAACGTCAGAAACAGTTGTTTGATAAAACGAGCAAGTTACTCCCTAAAATGGGCTATATGCCTAAGTTCTTTTATGGTGATGGTTATAAAGGATTACCGGAGTTTGCTCCATTTGATAAAGTGATTATTACCGCTGGAGCACCATTTGTTCCTGAGAAGCTGATTGAACAGTTAAGAGTAGGTGGGGTAATGGTCATTCCTATTGGGGAAACCGAAAAGCAAACGATGTATCGGATCACCAAGGTTTCTGAAACCGAAACCACAACCGAAGATTTCGGACCATGCAGTTTCGTACCAATGTTGCCAAAGGTGGAAAGATAA
- a CDS encoding SH3 domain-containing protein has translation MKKNFTIALTAAILIFSPIFVQAQLKCYSLKAPEKTIEGMKKLAIMNFEDRLNNNWRYNYNDYGSQLADYMIAKLLEEHRGVYARGENYMERYKTNVYTVVERSEIDKIMAEQKLGASGAVSDGDAAEVGKLLGLDVIITGGYSTDVKTSSKTNTHKNSKTGATTYTYSAYKTATIEVTMKIISVETGQILSVVTKTKTQKASASSSKNKSEAYNKLPTNQAVITNGMKAISLDLVSYFTPVFVYQGLTVEKPKVKDYKDEFKEAKKQIKENNLSKAFAIVKGVYDADPYDAAMAHNMGVLYEAVGNYDQAIQYHQTAYELDDSKDHKAALERAMNSKEALEELGKLGVEITPYVFDESEGAKLNIEKVKTAGKKKDRISVYAEANKGADSIAKVPGDTEFEVLGREGSWVKIKLLGGKEGWINKSDID, from the coding sequence ATGAAGAAAAATTTTACTATCGCATTAACGGCCGCAATTTTAATTTTTTCTCCCATATTCGTTCAAGCTCAATTAAAGTGTTACAGCTTAAAAGCCCCTGAAAAGACTATCGAAGGAATGAAGAAATTGGCGATCATGAATTTTGAAGATCGTCTAAATAATAACTGGCGATACAATTACAATGATTATGGTTCGCAACTGGCGGATTATATGATTGCGAAACTTTTAGAAGAGCACAGAGGTGTTTATGCTCGTGGCGAAAACTATATGGAGCGTTATAAAACTAACGTGTATACCGTTGTTGAGCGTAGCGAGATTGACAAAATTATGGCTGAGCAAAAATTAGGTGCTAGTGGTGCAGTATCTGATGGTGATGCAGCTGAAGTTGGAAAGTTATTGGGATTAGATGTTATCATTACAGGTGGATACTCTACTGATGTAAAGACAAGTTCTAAAACAAATACGCATAAAAACTCTAAAACCGGAGCGACAACGTATACTTACAGTGCTTATAAAACAGCAACTATTGAAGTAACTATGAAAATTATTTCTGTAGAAACTGGACAAATCTTAAGTGTTGTAACTAAAACAAAAACACAAAAAGCATCTGCAAGCAGTAGTAAAAATAAATCTGAAGCTTATAATAAACTTCCTACGAACCAGGCGGTAATTACTAACGGAATGAAAGCGATTTCTTTAGACCTGGTATCATACTTTACACCAGTATTCGTTTATCAGGGTTTAACTGTTGAAAAGCCTAAAGTAAAAGATTATAAGGATGAGTTTAAAGAAGCAAAGAAACAAATAAAAGAAAACAACTTGTCTAAAGCTTTTGCAATTGTAAAAGGTGTATATGATGCAGATCCATATGATGCTGCGATGGCACACAACATGGGTGTATTATACGAAGCTGTTGGTAACTACGATCAAGCAATCCAATACCACCAAACTGCATACGAGTTAGATGATTCTAAAGATCACAAAGCTGCATTGGAAAGAGCAATGAACAGTAAAGAAGCATTAGAAGAATTGGGAAAACTAGGTGTAGAAATTACTCCTTATGTTTTTGATGAGTCTGAAGGTGCGAAATTGAACATCGAAAAAGTTAAGACTGCTGGTAAGAAAAAAGACAGAATTAGTGTGTATGCTGAAGCAAACAAAGGTGCTGATAGCATCGCAAAAGTTCCTGGAGATACCGAATTCGAAGTATTAGGTAGAGAAGGAAGCTGGGTGAAAATCAAACTTCTTGGAGGAAAAGAAGGATGGATTAACAAAAGCGATATCGACTAA
- a CDS encoding sugar transferase: protein MTTWVAFFIFRKKYLEPLKFAEPVPITFDNQFYLGLILIPIFWALFYFVSGYYQDPFRKSRLNEFGVTLLQSLIGVLILFFTVILDDEIPNYKSYYTSFFTLFGLHFTTTFLFRYFLISNTVHKVHNRIIGYNTLIVGGNENAVKLFDDLESAKRSSGFLIKGFINVNGSSNHLLEGKVNHLGHLKEVKRIIIENEIEEVIIAIEPSEHHKIEEIISVLDEAEVSIKIIPDMYTILTGQVKMSSIFGAPLIDIRKEIMPSWQQSFKRMFDIVVSFSVLTLLFPLYLFIGIMVKLGSKGPMIYSQERIGHHGKPFMIYKFRSMYENAETDIPLLSSTHDNRITPFGRFLRKSRLDEIPQFYNVLIGDMSIVGPRPERQFYITLIKAKAPQYSHLQKVKPGITSWGQVKYGYAENVDEMVRRLEYDILYIENMSLLVDFKILIYTVLIVLKGKGK from the coding sequence ATGACGACCTGGGTTGCCTTTTTCATTTTTAGAAAGAAATACCTGGAACCGCTTAAGTTTGCTGAGCCCGTTCCAATCACCTTTGACAATCAATTTTATCTAGGACTAATACTCATCCCTATTTTTTGGGCTCTGTTTTATTTTGTTTCCGGATACTATCAGGACCCTTTTAGAAAATCCCGATTGAACGAGTTTGGGGTTACATTATTACAATCTTTGATTGGTGTACTCATCTTGTTTTTCACCGTGATCCTGGATGATGAAATTCCAAATTACAAGAGTTACTACACCTCGTTCTTTACTTTATTTGGCCTGCATTTTACAACTACTTTCTTGTTTAGGTATTTCCTGATTAGCAATACTGTACACAAAGTACACAACAGAATTATCGGTTACAATACGCTAATTGTAGGAGGTAACGAAAATGCGGTTAAACTATTTGATGATCTGGAAAGCGCAAAAAGATCCAGTGGTTTTCTGATCAAAGGTTTTATCAATGTAAACGGAAGCTCCAATCATTTACTTGAAGGAAAAGTAAACCATCTGGGACATCTCAAGGAGGTTAAACGTATCATCATAGAAAACGAAATTGAGGAAGTCATCATAGCAATTGAACCTTCAGAGCATCATAAAATAGAAGAAATTATTTCTGTTCTGGATGAAGCTGAAGTAAGCATTAAGATTATTCCAGACATGTATACGATCCTAACCGGACAAGTAAAAATGTCATCCATATTTGGTGCACCTCTCATTGATATTCGTAAAGAAATCATGCCTTCATGGCAACAATCCTTCAAGCGGATGTTTGATATTGTGGTTTCATTTAGTGTATTGACACTGCTCTTTCCACTATATCTTTTCATCGGAATTATGGTAAAATTAGGTTCTAAAGGACCTATGATTTATTCTCAGGAACGTATTGGACATCATGGCAAACCGTTCATGATTTATAAGTTTAGATCAATGTATGAAAATGCAGAGACGGACATTCCTTTATTATCCAGTACACACGATAACAGAATTACACCATTTGGCCGTTTTCTTCGTAAATCGCGTTTGGATGAAATTCCACAATTCTATAACGTTTTGATTGGAGACATGTCTATTGTTGGCCCACGACCAGAACGTCAATTCTATATTACTTTGATTAAAGCTAAGGCGCCACAATATTCACATCTACAAAAGGTAAAACCTGGTATTACCAGCTGGGGACAGGTGAAATACGGTTATGCTGAAAATGTAGATGAAATGGTCAGACGACTGGAATACGATATTCTTTACATCGAAAACATGTCTTTACTGGTTGATTTTAAAATCTTAATCTATACTGTTCTTATTGTCTTAAAAGGAAAAGGAAAGTAA